From a single Apium graveolens cultivar Ventura chromosome 2, ASM990537v1, whole genome shotgun sequence genomic region:
- the LOC141708750 gene encoding nucleotide-sugar uncharacterized transporter 1-like, whose product MFNFFDRKDVRKILKRKDSDPGEQGKALEELRASLFSKLRRQQQFLVGPAAALTFNFVVSVSIILMNKLVLVKLGFNYPIFLTFIHYVCSWFLMAILKALSILPAPPAKSPKFSSLLALAIVMSLSTGLANVSLKFNSVGFYQMAKIAVTPAIVLAEFIVFQKRILIQKVLALTVVSIGVAVATVTDLQFHFFGACIAVAWIIPSAVNKILWSNLQQQDNWNALALMWKTTPITLFFLVIMMPYLDPPGVLSFDWSFSNTSVILASAILGFLLQWSGALALRETSAVTHAILGQFKTCVILLGGFLLFGSNPGTTSICGAITALGGMSYYTHLNLSKQQQTIKSSSKQASFSLPKSMLSKENGENHDHVLQDESV is encoded by the exons ATGTTTAATTTCTTTGACAGAAAAGATGTTCGCAAGATTCTTAAGAGGAAAGATAGTGATCCGGGTGAACAAG GTAAAGCACTGGAGGAACTACGAGCTTCTTTATTTAGCAAATTGCGGCGTCAGCAGCAGTTCTTGGTTGGGCCTGCTGCTGCACTTACATTCAATTTTGTGGTTTCCGTCAGTATTATATTGATGAACAAATTG GTGCTAGTGAAACTTGGATTCAATTATCCGATATTTCTTACATTTATTCACTATGTATGTAGCTGGTTCTTGATGGCCATCCTTAAAGCTCTGTCCATTCTCCCGGCTCCTCCAGCGAAGTCACCCAAATTCTCATCGTTGTTAGCTCTTGCTATCGTCATGTCTCTTTCTACTGGCCTTGCCAATGTTAGCTTGAAGTTCAATAG TGTAGGATTTTATCAGATGGCTAAGATTGCTGTAACCCCGGCGATTGTTCTGGCTGAATTCATTGTTTTTCAGAAAAGAATTTTGATTCAAAAG GTGCTTGCACTTACTGTAGTATCAATTGGTGTTGCTGTTGCAACAGTAACAGATTTGCAATTCCACTTTTTTGGTGCTTGTATAGCAGTGGCATGGATCATACCGAGTGCTGTTAACAAGATATTATGGTCCAATCTTCAACAACAAGATAACTGGAACGCTCTAGC GTTAATGTGGAAGACTACACCCATTACTTTGTTCTTTTTAGTAATCATGATGCCGTATCTTGATCCTCCTGGTGTCTTATCTTTTGACTGGAGTTTCAGTAACACCTCGGTTATCCTTGCTTCTGCTATCCTTGGCTTTTTGCTTCAGTGGTCAGGTGCTCTAGCACTTCG GGAAACCTCTGCGGTCACCCATGCTATTCTAGGGCAGTTCAAAACTTGTGTAATCCTTCTTGGAGGTTTCCTTCTCTTTGGTTCTAATCCTGGAACAACCAGCATTTGTGGAGCAATCACAGCTCTTGGTGGTATGTCTTATTACACCCATCTCAACTTGAGCAAGCAACAACAGACGATAAAAAGTTCCTCCAAGCAAGCATCATTCTCTTTACCAAAATCTATGCTCAGCAAAGAGAACGGTGAAAACCACGACCATGTTCTTCAAGATGAAAGTGTCTAA